GGATAACGCACGTAGTCTAATAACAAGCCATCTGGATGACGACGCAAAATTTCTTGTACCAATTGGTAGTAGTCGCGTTTTGCTTGCAGGTTGTAGGGGTCAATAAATACTTGAGAGCCGTTATCTACGACATATAAACTCGTTTGACCTTTGCCATTACGAGCGATCGCACTTTCTCTATCTGGACGCTGGGCGTAAGTATAGCCGAAATTTGTGGTAAACATCCAGGCGTAGACCTTCAAACCACGTTGCCGTCCTTTTTTAATTGCTGTGGCGAGTATATCGGTGTTTTCTGCCCCTGGGGTGCGAATCACGGCAGGCCAAACCGTTGGGTTAGCTTTTGCCGGCAATAATACCTGCCCGTCGTAAAATACTTCTATATAAACTTGGTTATAACCACGATTCACAATCCGATCCATAATCTGATCGATTGTTCCTGGCTGAATGTCACAAGGATACAAGCGCAACCAAATAGCTTGAACTTGCGGCCAAGTCCGTGTCCGGCACTCCTGTAATTCCTGTGCCTGCTCTTTTAGCATATTTTGGTAGCGCGTTTGAGCATTTTCATTGCCTTTAAGGGCTGACAAACGTAAGCTTTCTTTTTCCTGCGCCACCGCTGCTGATAACTGACAATACTCGCTTACTTGCGCCCTTGCTGGTTCACTGCCAAAGTTGGGAAGCAATGAACTACTAGTAAAAACAACAGCTAATAAGCGCCGCCAAAATAATGTCGATCTTATAAAGTTCAAGGGACGGTTAGACATACCTAGCAGTAGATGAACAAATTCAAACTTCAAATCAATCCAAATCAGAAAGCTATTGAAAATATGTATATAATTACACACTTAACTAGCAAGGGTTCTGAAACCTATTTTCTTAAGACTCCCAAGAACATATTTCTGTTGCCGTATTCTTTTATAAACACATAAACGATGGTGGTATAGAATACCTGAATACAAGGCAAGTTTAGTCTACTATTGGGTAGATTCTGCTTTTACCTTAGTTAGAGAAAATCTGACAAAAATAATGATATTTTTTACATAGATACAGTATTTCATTAATTCGTAGTGAATTAAATTTGGCAATATGCTTTGATAGCAAGGCATCGGCTGATATTAAGGTGCGCCTCCAACAGAGAC
This Nostoc sp. C052 DNA region includes the following protein-coding sequences:
- a CDS encoding family 10 glycosylhydrolase, translating into MSNRPLNFIRSTLFWRRLLAVVFTSSSLLPNFGSEPARAQVSEYCQLSAAVAQEKESLRLSALKGNENAQTRYQNMLKEQAQELQECRTRTWPQVQAIWLRLYPCDIQPGTIDQIMDRIVNRGYNQVYIEVFYDGQVLLPAKANPTVWPAVIRTPGAENTDILATAIKKGRQRGLKVYAWMFTTNFGYTYAQRPDRESAIARNGKGQTSLYVVDNGSQVFIDPYNLQAKRDYYQLVQEILRRHPDGLLLDYVRYPRQAGSDSIATKVSDLWLFTPATQEALFKRAQNFKGLDLIRRFLSKGFVTGGDITEVDKLYPQEGEPLWQGRPLPPSEKSILPATDRQPLLQWELWQLAVAHAMQGILDFVTIASYPAKQQGIATGVVFFPDGNQTVGQGYDSRLQPWDRFPTTLEWHPMAYGNCGDVSCIVSQVQRVLSMAKSGTQIIPALAGKWGESVSNRPSLEVQMQALRKFAPQLKGVSHFAYSWQYPESDSDRKFCRVK